A window of Gasterosteus aculeatus chromosome 9, fGasAcu3.hap1.1, whole genome shotgun sequence contains these coding sequences:
- the tmem192 gene encoding transmembrane protein 192, producing the protein MEHQHNMDSKEPSLYAPTSSLVDMSRSTEEDSLVDGPLISADVLHSAISREFQAVPTPCHAALLSLLHVVYVVLSMCVALLCVLEFGEKDVCASILGNVRGDSVIVFGKVCLWVLVLLFTGCVQHHHSQARRRGYLRFYRQTQGLKHLTLTVHSAGNVILLVVLASQLSPTLQTQMLIGILGAELLFALPCLIYYTVQVMRFNRERAAPDVSQEEDSLSHSVGSLPRETGFREGSNLHEVVEKQADLIEYLKQHNTLLSKRLLNLSAQH; encoded by the exons CCGACCAGCTCCTTGGTAGATATGTCACGAAGCACAGAGGAGGACTCTTTGGTGGACGGACCTCTGATCTCTGCTGACGTCCTCCACTCTGCCATCAGCAGGGAGTTTCAGGCCGTACCAACACCCTGCCATGCCGCCCTGCTGTCTCTGCTGCAT GTTGTGTACGTGGTGTTATCAATGTGTGTGGCGCTCTTGTGTGTGTTAGAATTTGGGGAAAAGGACGTGTGCGCGAGTATTCTAGGTAACGTGCGAGGCGACAGTGTCATTGTCTTTGGgaaggtgtgtttgtgggtgctggtgctgctgttcacTGGGTGCGTGCAGCACCACCACAGCCAGGCCAGACGCAGAGGGTACCTGCGGTTCTACAGACAGACGCAGGGGCTGAAGCACCTGACGCTTACCGTGCACTCTGCAG GAAACGTTATTCTGCTGGTTGTTCTGGCTTCGCAATTATCACCGACTCTGCAAACCCAAATGCTGATCGGCATCCTGGGGGCGGAGCTCTTGTTTGCGTTGCCGTGCCTCATCTATTACACAG tCCAAGTGATGCGGTTCAACCGCGAGCGAGCCGCACCAGATGTGAGCCAGGAGGAGGACTCGCTCAGCCACAGTGTCGGCAGCCTGCCGAGGGAGACCGGCTTCAG AGAGGGCTCCAACCTGCACGAGGTGGTGGAGAAACAGGCCGACCTGATCGAGTACTTGAAACAGCACAACACCCTGCTGAGCAAGAGGCTGCTCAACCTCTCCGCTCAGCACTGA